A genomic region of Papaver somniferum cultivar HN1 chromosome 7, ASM357369v1, whole genome shotgun sequence contains the following coding sequences:
- the LOC113297360 gene encoding serine/threonine-protein kinase BSK2-like, whose protein sequence is MGCIQSRTSNIQALQDEELVEGEKLDLLNGGEHRDQDDINQVVPVFKEYSLSELKLATNGFSSDKIVSESGEKAPNVVYKAKLDNGRFVAVKRFSRLSWPDSQQFIAEASGVGKLRHMRLVNLIGCCGEGEERLLVAEFMPNDTLSKHLFHWDKQPLPWEMRLRVVNYIAQALDHCNTENRKIYHDLNAYRVLFDEDGDPRLSSFGLMKNSRDGKSYSTNLAYTPPEFLRTGRVIPESVIYSYGTVLLDLLSGKHIPPSHALDLIRGKNVLVLMDSSLEGQYANEDATKLVELASKCLQSEARDRPNTKFLVSAVAPLQKQTEVASLSLMGLQKVAATSPAVLSPLGKACARMDLTAVHDILLKTGYRDEEGAENELSFQEWTQQVQEMLNTKKFGDIAFRDKDFKNAIDYYSKLVVMMPVASATVFARRALSYLMNGQPELALRDAMQAQVCMHEWPTAFYLQALALSKLGMETDAQDMLNDGAAFEAKKQNSWRN, encoded by the exons ATGGGCTGCATACAGTCCCGAACAAGTAATATACAAGCATTACAAGATGAAGAGTTAGTAGAAGGTGAAAAACTGGATCTACTTAATGGAGGAGAACATCGAGATCAGGATGATATAAATCAAGTTGTTCCTGTGTTTAAAGAATATAGTTTATCTGAACTTAAACTAGCAACTAATGGATTTAGCAGTGATaaaattgtatcagaaagtggtgaAAAAGCTCCTAATGTTGTTTACAAAGCTAAACTTGATAATGGTAGATTCGTTGCTGTTAAACGTTTCTCTAGATTATCTTGGCCTGATTCTCAACAATTCATT GCTGAAGCTTCTGGGGTTGGAAAATTACGGCATATGAGATTAGTGAATTTGATTGGATGTTGTGGCGAAGGAGAAGAACGGCTATTAGTTGCTGAGTTCATGCCTAATGATACTCTttctaaacatctctttcact GGGATAAGCAGCCATTGCCATGGGAAATGCGATTGAGAGTTGTGAATTATATTGCACAGGCACTTGATCATTGCAATACCGAGAATCGGAAGATATATCATGATTTGAATGCATATAGAGTTCTTTTTGATGAG GATGGTGATCCTCGTCTATCTAGCTTTGGCCTGATGAAAAATAGTCGAGATGGGAAAAGCTATAGTACAAATCTCGCTTATACTCCACCAGAGTTTTTACGGACAG GAAGGGTCATCCCAGAAAGCGTGATATATAGTTATGGAACTGTTCTTTTGGATCTGTTGAGTGGGAAGCATATCCCTCCTAGCCAT GCCTTAGACTTGATAAGGGGAAAGAATGTATTGGTCTTGATGGATTCGTCACTGGAGGGGCAGTACGCTAATGAGGATGCTACCAAATTGGTCGAACTCGCTTCGAAGTGTCTTCAATCTGAGGCTAGAGATAGACCAAATACTAAATTTCTCGTTTCAGCGGTAGCTCCCCTTCAAAAGCAGACAGAG GTGGCATCGCTTAGTCTAATGGGTCTGCAAAAAGTTGCAGCCACCTCACCAGCAGTGCTTTCTCCTCTTGGAAAAGCTTGTGCAAGAATGGATCTTACTGCTGTGCATGATATCCTACTTAAAACAGGTTATAGGGATGAAGAGGGAGCAGAGAATGAG CTTTCATTTCAAGAATGGACACAGCAAGTGCAAGAGATGTTGAATACAAAGAAATTCGGGGATATTGCGTTTAGAGACAAGGATTTTAAAAACGCCATAGATTATTACTCAAAG TTAGTTGTGATGATGCCCGTTGCATCAGCTACTGTCTTTGCAAGGCGAGCACTCTCTTACTTAATGAATGGGCAGCCTGAACTTGCTCTTCGAGATGCTATGCAAGCTCAGGTGTGCATGCATGAGTGGCCCACTGCTTTCTATTTGCAAGCGCTAGCTCTCTCAAAACTTGGAATGGAAACGGATGCCCAAGACATGTTAAATGATGGAGCGGCATTTGAAGCCAAGAAACAAAACAGTTGGCGCAATTAA